The following proteins are co-located in the Eptesicus fuscus isolate TK198812 chromosome 9, DD_ASM_mEF_20220401, whole genome shotgun sequence genome:
- the TMEM82 gene encoding transmembrane protein 82 — protein MFSLPALPSWFPGLSSLEWGSGLLLDSVLKGLIGACGVSVLNSLLKVYFFVGCANNPEWRLEKERLQARWALLEKAHLPGLALILTLVGPRVASLVVLEFSLRAVSTLLSLGKGSGSAERLQLYLLGQYSLGCGLTCGLSFLQEGAPHRTLNLLLGLGLAALLSTLAQRLLRHVCRLYELHSSQHYCGVCLGLLAGACDLPCLLGRALVVAFAVGDLAAVALINQDFLTTSEAVRFWTPLTICYTLLVIYMQEEQRQHPGLQSQVQTVLVRMGGLFVLLLTVGRWLDLLGVLISLLGELWCLVGVRTLLDLCQKQEFPPQRPSVSAPSQPQPSAPAQTQGTAPS, from the exons ATGTTCTCcctgccagccctcccctcctggttccctggcctctcctccctcgAGTGGGGCTCTGGCCTCCTCCTCGACTCTGTCCTGAAAG gcctcaTCGGGGCCTGCGGAGTCTCCGTCCTGAACAGCCTCCTGAAGGTTTACTTCTTCGTGGGCTGTGCCAA cAACCCGGAATGGCGGCTGGAGAAGGAGCGGCTGCAGGCCCGGTGGGCCTTGCTGGAGAAGGCGCACCTGCCTGGGCTGGCCCTCATCCTGACCCTCGTGGGGCCCCGGGTGGCCTCCCTGGTGGTGCTGGAGTTCTCCCTCAGGGCTGTCTCCACGCTGCTGTCCCTGGGCAAG GGCTCCGGGAGCGCCGAGAGGCTGCAGCTGTACCTGCTGGGCCAGTACtcgctgggctgtgggctgaccTGCGGCCTGAGCTTCCTGCAGGAGGGCGCCCCTCACCGCACGCTGAACCTGCTGCTGGGCCTCGGGCTGGCTGCGCTGCTGAGCACGCTGGCCCAGCGCCTCCTCCGCCACGTCTGCCGCCTCTATGAGCTGCACAGCAGCCAGCACTACTGCGGGGTCTGCCTGGGTCTGCTGGCCGGGGCGTGTGACCTGCCCTGCCTACTGGGCCGCGCCCTGGTCGTGGCTTTTGCTGTGGGCGACCTGGCGGCCGTGGCCCTCATCAACCAGGACTTCCTGACCACCTCGGAGGCTGTGCGCTTCTGGACGCCGCTCACCATCTGCTACACCTTGCTGGTCATCTACATGCAAG AGGAGCAGCGGCAGCACCCTGGCCTGCAGAGCCAGGTCCAGACGGTGCTGGTGCGCATGGGCGGCCTCTTCGTGCTGCTGCTGACCGTGGGCCGCTGGCTGGACCTCCTGGGGGTCCTCATCTCCCTGCTGGGCGAGCTCTGGTGCCTGGTGGGCGTCCGCACTCTGCTTGACCTCTGCCAGAAACAG gaGTTTCCACCTCAGAGGCCTTCCGTGTCAGCTCCAAGCCAGCCCCAGCCCTCGGCAcctgcccagacccaggggacgGCCCCCTCCTGA
- the SLC25A34 gene encoding solute carrier family 25 member 34 — translation MPLTRAEPAAGTEDTGAVAPAVDLVLGASACCLACIFTNPLEVVKTRLQLQGELQAPGTYPQPYRGFVASIAAVARADGLSGLQKGLAASLLYQGLMNSVRFYCYSLACQAGLTQQPGGTVVAGAVAGALGAFVGSPAYLVKTQLQAQTVAEMAVGHQHHHQSVLGAMETIWRQQGLAGLWRGVGGAVPRVMVGSAAQLATFASAKAWVQERQWLPEDSWLVALAGGMISSVAVVAVMTPFDVVSTRLYNQPVDGAGRGRLYRGLADCLVKIWRQEGPLALYKGLGPAYLRLGPHTILSMLFWDELRKLAR, via the exons ATGCCCCTGACCCGGGCAGAGCCGGCTGCTGGCACAGAGGACACGGGAGCGGTGGCCCCGGCTGTGGACCTGGTGCTGGGCGCCTCGGCCTGTTGCCTGGCCTGCATCTTCACCAACCCCCTGGAGGTGGTGAAGActcggctgcagctgcagggggagCTGCAGGCCCCGGGCACCTACCCTCAGCCCTACCGGGGCTTTGTGGCCTCCATAGCCGCCGTGGCCCGAGCAGATGGGCTGAGTGGCCTGCAGAAGGGGCTGGCCGCCAGCCTGCTCTACCAGGGCCTCATGAACAGCGTCCGCTTCTATTGCTACAGCCTGGCCTGCCAGGCTGGCCTCACCCAGCAGCCAGGTGGCACCGTGGTCGCAGGTGcggtggctggggcactgggagccTTCGTGGGGAGCCCTGCTTACCTG GTCAAAACGCAGCTGCAGGCCCAGACGGTGGCCGAGATGGCCGTGGggcaccagcaccaccaccag AGCGTCCTGGGCGCCATGGAGACCATCTGGCggcagcagggcctggcaggtCTGTGGcggggtgtgggcggggctgtgccCCGAGTCATGGTTGGctcagctgcccagctggccaCCTTCGCCTCTGCCAAGGCCTGGGTGCAGGAGCGACAG TGGCTCCCGGAGGACAGCTGGCTGGTGGCCCTGGCCGGAGGCATGATCAGCAGTGTGGCGGTGGTGGCAGTCATGACCCCCTTCGATGTGGTCAGCACTCGGCTGTACAATCAGCCCGTGGATGGAGCTGGCAGG GGCCGGCTGTACCGGGGCCTGGCTGACTGCCTGGTGAAGATCTGGCGGCAGGAGGGACCCCTGGCGCTCTACAAGGGTCTGGGCCCCGCCTACCTGCGCCTGGGCCCCCACACCATCCTCAGCATGCTCTTCTGGGATGAGCTCCGGAAACTGGCCCGATAG